Within the Flavobacteriales bacterium genome, the region ATTTGAGGGACAAGGTGGTGTAGCAATGAGTATGTACAACACTGATGAATCTATTTATGGCTTTGCACGTTCTTGTTTCAACCAAGCGCTTTCAAAAGGATGGCCATTATACCTTTCTACAAAAAACACTATTCTTAAAGCTTATGACGGACGCTTTAAAGATATTTTTGAAGAAGTATATCAAAATGAATTTAAAGCTGACTTTGATAAGGCTGGAATCATTTACGAACACCGTTTAATTGACGACATGGTTGCCTCAGCACTAAAATGGAATGGTGCTTTTGTATGGGCATGTAAAAACTACGACGGCGATGTTCAATCAGATACAGTTGCTCAAGGATTTGGATCATTAGGTCTAATGACTTCAACACTTGTAACTCCTGAAGGTGATGTTATGGAAGCTGAAGCGGCTCACGGAACTGTTACACGTCACTATAGACAACACCAACAGGGTAAGAAAACCTCAACTAATCCAATTGCTTCTATTTTCGCATGGACAAGAGGGTTAGCTTTCAGAGGGAAACTTGACAACAACCAAGCACTAATTGATTTCTGTCAAACTTTAGAAGACGTTTGTGTTGAAACGGTAGAAAGCGGTACGATGACTAAAGATTTAGCACTTTGTATTCACGGAAAAGACCTTAACGAAAGTCATTACGTTGTTACGGAAGACTTCCTAGACGCTTTAGATAAAGGATTGAAAATAAAAATGGCTTAATAGCCATTTTTATTTTTCGTCTTAAACACCTACTTTTATAGGATAAATAAATTACCTTATAACTATGAAAAAATTAATACTACTCTTTGTAGTCGTTTACTCTTTGTTTTCGACCTCAAAAGCACAGCAAGCAGGTGACACAATCGTCATAGAGTCCTTCAATTATACCCAGACCTATGGTGTAAATCA harbors:
- a CDS encoding NADP-dependent isocitrate dehydrogenase; protein product: MSKIKVDNPVVELDGDEMTRIIWKFIKDKLILPYLDLDIKYYDLGMESRDNTDDQITIDAANAIKEYKVGIKCATITPDEQRVEEFGLKKMWRSPNGTIRNIVGGTVFREPIICKNVPRLVPNWTQPICIGRHAFGDQYKATDTVIKGNGKLTMTFTPENGEEVSWEVYQFEGQGGVAMSMYNTDESIYGFARSCFNQALSKGWPLYLSTKNTILKAYDGRFKDIFEEVYQNEFKADFDKAGIIYEHRLIDDMVASALKWNGAFVWACKNYDGDVQSDTVAQGFGSLGLMTSTLVTPEGDVMEAEAAHGTVTRHYRQHQQGKKTSTNPIASIFAWTRGLAFRGKLDNNQALIDFCQTLEDVCVETVESGTMTKDLALCIHGKDLNESHYVVTEDFLDALDKGLKIKMA